A stretch of the Mercenaria mercenaria strain notata unplaced genomic scaffold, MADL_Memer_1 contig_1585, whole genome shotgun sequence genome encodes the following:
- the LOC128551721 gene encoding uncharacterized protein LOC128551721, which produces MAVSGRKLSDFQGSVSLGSAEDFDHSCQPCLTIGQHVGAHGFCVECQEYLCKTCFECHKRTKASRNHQLLDKDNVGKHAISSKDSEECTEKCLVHKKEIIKFFCPTHKALGCNDCIILDHRTCKIDYIPDKCADIGDSEEYRDIMKKLSEKMKDAEDIMKKAEVRDKEIDNCHAGIIKEILNFRKEINERLDQLQQKIQKDADKKKSNDKIIIKMVLDECANISSDIKKLQSSLQADKSSRQNGQLYINIKRAESKLKSDEVQKAGENLAKTNIQYSFERNTDLENMLSKQSVFGKLNPCTSFVTSTKKKQIKTLTRKEHIKVKTKSDYSCIITGCAILPSNKLVLADNTNCKLKVVDRQSKAVIEEKNLDSNPWDIAVLPQNQIAVTVPGNKEILIMKTAGKLSTVRKIKVTCECYGIFYHQDYLYVFCQSPNSVLVLDTQGNVQNTISLNNGIFNAPRYIVVSDDSRHIYISDFGSDCIVSITLQGDVSAVYKHEELIAPHGMVMLDDGSLLVCSNYNNTIHHISGDLKQGQIMIDDLSLPWSICYSHHHDEVYIGCFCTQLKVYSTK; this is translated from the coding sequence ATGGCAGTGTCAGGGCGCAAGTTGTCAGATTTTCAAGGCTCAGTATCTTTAGGATCAGCAGAGGACTTTGATCACAGTTGCCAGCCTTGTCTTACCATTGGTCAGCATGTAGGAGCTCACGGTTTTTGTGTGGAATGCCAGGAATATCTATGCAAAACTTGCTTTGAGTGTCACAAGAGGACAAAAGCCTCACGAAATCACCAACTTCTTGATAAAGACAACGTTGGTAAACATGCCATTTCCAGTAAAGATTCTGAGGAATGCACAGAAAAATGTTTAGTGCATAAAAAGGAAATAATCAAATTTTTCTGTCCAACACACAAGGCTCTTGGCTGCAATGACTGCATCATCTTGGATCATCGGACATGTAAGATTGATTACATACCCGATAAATGTGCAGATATAGGGGACAGTGAGGAATACAGGGATATCATGAAGAAACTTAGCGAGAAAATGAAAGATGCCGAGGATATAATGAAGAAAGCTGAAGTAAGAGATAAAGAAATAGATAATTGCCATGCTGGTATTATCAAGGAAATCCTCAACTTCAGGAAGGAAATAAATGAACGCCTAGATCAATTGCAACAAAAAATTCAGAAAGATGCTGACAAAAAGAAATCCAacgataaaataataattaagatGGTACTTGATGAATGTGCCAATATCtcttctgatatcaagaaattacAGTCAAGTTTACAGGCTGACAAGTCGTCACGTCAGAACGGGCAACTTTACATCAACATTAAACGTGCTGAGTCTAAACTGAAGTCAGATGAAGTGCAGAAGGCAGGTGAAAATCTAGCGAAGACAAACATACAGTACTCATTTGAACGGAATACTGATCTTGAAAATATGCTATCCAAACAAAGTGTATTTGGGAAGTTAAACCCCTGTACTAGCTTCGTCACGTCGACAAAGAAGAAACAAATTAAAACCCTAACGCGCAAAGAACATATAAAGGTAAAAACAAAGTCAGATTATAGCTGCATAATCACAGGATGTGCCATTTTACCTTCTAACAAACTCGTACTGGCTGATAACACAAATTGCAAGCTGAAAGTTGTAGACAGACAGAGTAAAGCTGTGATAGAAGAGAAAAATCTCGACTCAAATCCGTGGGACATTGCTGTATTGCCCCAGAACCAGATTGCAGTAACAGTACCAGGAAACAAAGAAATTCTTATAATGAAAACAGCTGGTAAACTGTCAACTGTCCGCAAGATTAAAGTTACATGTGAATGCTATGGTATATTTTATCATCAAGATTACCTCTATGTTTTTTGTCAGAGCCCTAACAGTGTACTGGTACTGGATACACAAGGTAATGTCCAGAACACAATCTCCCTGAATAATGGCATATTTAATGCCCCACGATATATTGTGGTAAGTGATGACTCCAGACATATCTATATCAGTGACTTTGGTAGCGACTGTATAGTCAGTATAACATTACAAGGTGATGTATCAGCTGTATACAAACACGAGGAACTTATTGCACCACATGGAATGGTGATGTTAGATGACGGATCATTGCTGGTGTGTAGCAACTATAATAACACCATTCATCATATATCAGGAGACTTGAAGCAAGGTCAGATAATGATAGATGATCTATCATTACCATGGTCTATATGCTACAGTCATCATCATGATGAAGTCTATATTGGCTGCTTTTGTACTCAGCTGAAAGTGTATAGTACGAAATGA